TACCTCGGTGCCGCTCCGGGTGTCGGCAAGACGTACGCGATGCTCGGAGAGGCCCACCGGCGCTTGGAACGCGGCACCGACCTGGTGGCCGCCGTCGTCGAGACCCACGGCCGCCGGAAAACCGCTGAGCTGCTTGAGGGTATCGAGATGATCCCGCCGCGGTACATCGAATACCGCGGCAGCATGTTCCCCGAACTCGACGTGCCGGCCGTGCTGGCGCGGCATCCCCAGGTTGTCCTGGTCGACGAACTCGCCCACACCAATACGCCGGGCAGCAAGAACGAAAAACGGTGGCAGGACGTCGAGGAGCTGCTCGACGCCGGGATCACGGTGATCTCCACCGTCAACATCCAGCACCTGGAAAGCCTCAACGACGTCGTCGCCCAGATCACCGGCATCGAACAAAAGGAAACGATGCCGGACTCCATCGTGCGGGAGGCCTCGCAGGTGGAACTCATCGACATCACCCCGGAGGCGCTGCGCCGCAGGCTATCCCACGGTAACGTCTATGCCTCGGAGCGGATCGACGCGGCGCTGTCGAATTATTTTCGCCGTGGAAACCTCACGGCGCTAAGGGAATTGGCGCTATTGTGGTTGGCCGACCAGGTGGATACCGCGCTGGCCAAGTACCGCGCGGAGAACAAGATCACCGACACGTGGGAGGCGCGCGAGCGGGTCGTGGTGGCGGTCACCGGTGGCCCGGAGTCGGAGACGTTGGTACGACGCGCGTCGCGGATCGCGTCGAAGTCCAGCGCCGAGCTGATGGTGGTGCACGTCCTGCGCGGCGACGGGCTGGCCGGCCTGTCGGAACGCAGGATGACCAAGATTCGCGAGCTGGCCAATAGCCTCGACGCGTCGCTGCACACCGTGGTCGGTGACGACGTACCCACGGCACTGCTCGATTTCGCCCGCGAGATGAACGCGACCCAGCTGGTGATCGGCACCTCCCGCCGGTCGCGGTGGGCGCGCCTCTTCGAGGAGGGCATCGGCCCGACGATCGTCGAGCGGTCGGGAAAGATCGACGTGCACCTCGTCACCCACGAGGAATCCAAGCGGGGTTTCCGGGCGGCGTCGCTCGCGCCCCGCGAGCGACGCGTCATGTCGTGGCTGGCCGCCGTTGTCGTGCCGTCGGCCATCTGCGCGGTCACCGTGACGCTGCTGGACCCGTACCTGGACACCGGCGGCGAGAGCGCATTGTTCTTCGTGGGCGTGCTGCTGGTCGGGCTTTTGGGAGGCGTTGCGCCCGCGGTGCTCTCGGCGGTGCTGTCCGGGCTGCTGCTGAACTACTTTCTGATAGCCCCGCGGCACAGCTTCACCATCGCCGAACCCAACAGCGCCGTCACCGAATTGGTCCTGTTACTGATCGCGGTCGCGGTCGCGGTGCTGGTCGACGGCGCGGCCAAACGCACCTGGGAGGCCCGACGGGCCTCCCAGGAGGCCGAACTGCTGACGCTGTTCGCCGGGTCGGTGCTGCGCGGCGCCGACCTCGAGACGCTGCTGGAACGCGTGCGAGAGACCTACTCGCAACGCGCGGTCAGCATGCTGCGCGAGCCCAGCGAGGAAGAGCGCGCGGGTGGAAAGAAGAGCTATCTCGTCGCCTGCGTGGGCAAAGATCCTTGTGTGACGGTCGATTCCGCCGACACCGCGATCGAGGTCGGTGACGAAGAATTCTGGATGCTGATGGCCGGCAAGAAGCTTTCCGCGCGTGACCGCCGGGTGCTCGGCGCGGTGGCCAGGCAGGCCGCGGGTCTGATCAGGCAGCGCGAGCTGGCCGAAGAGGCCAGCCGGACCCAGGCGATCGTGCAGGCCGACGAGCTGAGGCGCTCGCTGCTCTCGGCGGTCAGCCACGACCTGCGTACGCCGCTGGCGGCGGCCAAGGTCGCGGTGTCCAGCTTGCGCGCCGAAGACGTCGCCTTCTCCCCGGAGGACACCGCCGAATTGCTGGCCACCATCGAGGAGTCCATCGATCAGCTGACCGCGCTGGTCGGAAACCTGCTCGATTCCTCGCGGCTGGCCGCCGGTGTGGTGCGCCCGGACCTGCGCCGGGTGTATCTGGAGGAAACGGTGCAACGCGCGCTGGTCAGTATCGGCAAGGGCGCCACCGGCTTTTATCGATCCGCGATCGATCGCGTCAAGGTCGACGTCGGTGACGCCGTGGTGATGGCCGACGCCGGACTGCTCGAACGGGTCTTTGCCAATCTGATCGACAACGCGCTGCGGTACGCGCCCAACTGCGTGGTTCGTGTTAACGCGGGCCGGGTGGGCGATCGCGTCCTGATCAATGTCATCGACGAAGGCCCGGGAATCCCGAAGGGCACCGAAGACCAGATCTTCGAAGCCTTCCAGCGGATGGGCGATCACGACAACACCACCGGGGTAGGTCTGGGAATGTCGGTGGCGCGCGGGTTCGTCGAGGCGATGGGCGGCACCATCGCGGCCAGCGACACTCCGGGCGGCGGACTGACCGTCATGGTGGATCTGGCCGCGCCACAACCGGTCGGCGCGCGATGACCCGGGTGTTGGTGATCGACGACGAGCCGCACATCCTGCGCGCGCTGCGAATCAACCTGTCCGTGCGGGGCTACGAGGTCACCACCGCCTCCACCGGTGCGGGCGCGCTGCGCGCCGCCGCCGAGCACAAGCCCGACGTGGTGATCCTCGACCTCGGTCTACCCGACATATCGGGCATCGAGGTGCTGGCCGGCCTGCGCGGCTGGCTCACGGCGCCGGTGATCGTGTTGTCGGCACGCACCGATTCGTCGGACAAGGTCGAGGCCCTGGACGCCGGCGCCGACGACTATGTCACGAAACCCTTTGGGATGGACGAGTTCCTGGCTCGGCTGCGCGCCGCGGTCCGCCGCAGCGCCGCGGCGTCCGAAGTGGACGAGCCGGTTGTCGAAACCGACGCGTTCACCGTCGACCTGGCCGCCAAGAAGGTCACCAAGGACGGCGTCGAGGTGCATCTCACGCCGACCGAATGGGGCATGCTCGAGGTGCTGGTGCGCAACCGCGGCAAGTTAGTCGGCCGCGAGGAACTGCTCAAGGAGGTCTGGGGACCGGCGTATGCCACCGAAACCCATTACCTGCGTGTGTATCTGGCGCAGCTGCGGCGCAAGCTCGAACACGACCCGTCACACCCCAAACATCTGCTGACCGAGTCGGGCA
The nucleotide sequence above comes from Mycobacterium malmoense. Encoded proteins:
- a CDS encoding sensor histidine kinase, whose translation is MMVDVTDVGLRDHPPKRGELRIYLGAAPGVGKTYAMLGEAHRRLERGTDLVAAVVETHGRRKTAELLEGIEMIPPRYIEYRGSMFPELDVPAVLARHPQVVLVDELAHTNTPGSKNEKRWQDVEELLDAGITVISTVNIQHLESLNDVVAQITGIEQKETMPDSIVREASQVELIDITPEALRRRLSHGNVYASERIDAALSNYFRRGNLTALRELALLWLADQVDTALAKYRAENKITDTWEARERVVVAVTGGPESETLVRRASRIASKSSAELMVVHVLRGDGLAGLSERRMTKIRELANSLDASLHTVVGDDVPTALLDFAREMNATQLVIGTSRRSRWARLFEEGIGPTIVERSGKIDVHLVTHEESKRGFRAASLAPRERRVMSWLAAVVVPSAICAVTVTLLDPYLDTGGESALFFVGVLLVGLLGGVAPAVLSAVLSGLLLNYFLIAPRHSFTIAEPNSAVTELVLLLIAVAVAVLVDGAAKRTWEARRASQEAELLTLFAGSVLRGADLETLLERVRETYSQRAVSMLREPSEEERAGGKKSYLVACVGKDPCVTVDSADTAIEVGDEEFWMLMAGKKLSARDRRVLGAVARQAAGLIRQRELAEEASRTQAIVQADELRRSLLSAVSHDLRTPLAAAKVAVSSLRAEDVAFSPEDTAELLATIEESIDQLTALVGNLLDSSRLAAGVVRPDLRRVYLEETVQRALVSIGKGATGFYRSAIDRVKVDVGDAVVMADAGLLERVFANLIDNALRYAPNCVVRVNAGRVGDRVLINVIDEGPGIPKGTEDQIFEAFQRMGDHDNTTGVGLGMSVARGFVEAMGGTIAASDTPGGGLTVMVDLAAPQPVGAR
- a CDS encoding response regulator is translated as MTRVLVIDDEPHILRALRINLSVRGYEVTTASTGAGALRAAAEHKPDVVILDLGLPDISGIEVLAGLRGWLTAPVIVLSARTDSSDKVEALDAGADDYVTKPFGMDEFLARLRAAVRRSAAASEVDEPVVETDAFTVDLAAKKVTKDGVEVHLTPTEWGMLEVLVRNRGKLVGREELLKEVWGPAYATETHYLRVYLAQLRRKLEHDPSHPKHLLTESGMGYRFEA